The window CAGTTATTCCCCGACATTGGTTAATGAAAATAACAAGTGACACCCGGCTGCTCTAAGAACAGGAAAATGAATTTGTAATATTTGGACCATGCTGATGGGTTTTCACTCTTCAGCTCGAAtggatttttttttttttgtaGATTTGGCAAAAGAACATGCCAGGCTACGCTTGTTTAGGCAAAAGCGGAAAGTTACCTGATAACTACAAATGCACTCCCTCTTTCTGAAACTGCTACATGTATACAGGTTACAAATTGGTAATAAATCTGATGTTGCCACACAACTTATGACTGTACAAGCTATAAGTTATAAGATCATTGCAAGCCAGGTCAGGCTAAATTTGGAAACTAGCTAAGTTATCCCATTccatcaaataataaatttgaagGTACCACTTGCCACACAACTTATGACTACATGCTCGCATAGTCGTATTTGCCTTAAAAAACAGTCAGCAGTTTCATTAGTATGTGTCTTCAGAAACAGTGAAAAGATACACAAATATTTATCTGCTTTCACCTATCTTCCCAGCTTCATCAATCTAAGAGATTGCTCTCCCCTGTCCTGGACTCCTGGCTCAACCTCGAGTACAATAGGTGTTCATCATCACCACCCATCAGCTTTGATGTTATACTAGTACCCTCTTACTGTAGTACACTAGTACTAAAACATGAAAACTGGCACCGCTCTAGTGCCATCCAATATAATAGCGTCAGAGATTGTGAGCTAGTTCAGGGCTACAAGTTATTAAGATCATAAATTGCAAGTGAGTTCAGGGCAGAAATTTGAAATGGCTAACCAAATGAAGCAATTCCATTCCATCAAATAATAGTGAAGCAAATCATGGTGGAGAACTGTGACCAGCAAGTTGTTTCATGATTCACCTTGGCCAACTTAAATGAACTCAAAAGTCTCACATTATGAAATCAGAAAGCAAGGAGAAATGGACCCCCAATAAGACAGAACTGAGTTCACAAATAACATTATTTTAGCACTAGCTAGACGATTCTTCCAACTGACATGGGCCAAATAATTTGGGATCTTTATGGATGTGCTATTAATTAATGGTCTGAACCCAAAGGTAAGGATAACACTCCTAGCATTTGCCAGTGAGCAAGGTTCCATCACAATTTCTCCCTATGAAGATTCAGTTTGCACCTTGCAGATATTTCAACAAATGTCTGACCCACAAATTTCAGTGCATACCAAAGCCAAAAGTACAGCAATACATCATGATAAGCTAATTTGAAAGTCAAAAGCTAATTTCTTCCAATTGACATGAACCAAATAGTTTGGGATCTTTATGGATGTGCTATCAATTAGAAGTCTAAGCCCAAAGGTAAGGTACAGATTAAAAAAAAGGCAGGAAATGGCTGCATATATGTAGCTTAATGAGGAAATTATTGCTCGGACAGTCGTGGTAAGGTGCTTGTTCTTACCATTGGTCATGGAGCAATTCAAGTCCAGGCTCACTGTTTGTTATCTTCTGGACTCATTGCCTAACAATGCAACAGCACATACACTCATACATCTCCCAGTGAGCAAATTGACTTCCACCACGGTTTCAAGGTACTACTTCCCTAATCCCTATGAAGATTTAGTTTGCATCTTGAAAATATTTCAACAAATGGCTAGCCCACAAATTGCAGTGGATACAAAAGCCAAAGTACAGCAATCCATAAGATAAGCTAATTTGATAAATCTTATAAAGAGCTGCCGAAATTGGCTAATTTGTTCATCACAAACTGACAGAAAGCCCAGCATTCCAACCAGCACATGTTACCCTCCACAAGGACTCATCCACATCTCAAGTTTTATTTCAAGAAATTCACAAGCAGCAGTATACACCCAATGATCACACCTTTGCACCTACGAAACCTGGCAACACCCAAGATAGATACCGCGACGGCAGCATAGGGGTGGTTATCTCCTCGTGCTCAGAACACGATGCGGAACTGCGGTGCGCCCTCGCCGGTGGCGGGCACCAGCTCCCAGCGGCACGGCTCGAGCTCGTCGGAGACGGGGCAGTACCCTGCGAGCGTGACGGCGGTGCCGGACTCCGCCGCCGACCCGAACTCGAAGACCGTCGCGTCCGGCTGCCGCTGCCGCAGCACCTCCACCGCCCCATGGGTGCCGGGGACGGCCACCTGGGCCTGCGCGCCTCCCGCTCCCTTCGCCGGCTGCTGGTTCGGGGCCTGCTCCGGCGAGCCGCGGCGGGAGCCCCTCCACCACGAGAAGAGCCCCATCGGCAGACGTGGGGAACCGGTGGGGATTGGATTAGGGGATTCTAGGGTTTTGGTGGGGAACAATTTAGACGAGGGGTTTGGCCACTCCAGCAGATCCTAAAGCAccacctactccctccgtccgcgaACAAGTATACATCTAGCTTTTATCCTAAGTCAAAGTTTTAAAACTTTAACCAACTTTATAGAAAAAAGTAGCAGCATTTATGGCACTAAATTAGTATCACTAGATTTGTTTTGAAATGCATTTTCATAATATATCAATTTGATGTCATATATACTACTACTCTTTTCTAAAAAATTGGTCAAAATTATAAAACTTTGACTTAGCAGAAATGATAGAAGTACACTTATT is drawn from Aegilops tauschii subsp. strangulata cultivar AL8/78 chromosome 1, Aet v6.0, whole genome shotgun sequence and contains these coding sequences:
- the LOC109759016 gene encoding uncharacterized protein, whose protein sequence is MGLFSWWRGSRRGSPEQAPNQQPAKGAGGAQAQVAVPGTHGAVEVLRQRQPDATVFEFGSAAESGTAVTLAGYCPVSDELEPCRWELVPATGEGAPQFRIVF